The segment ATGTGTTGTTCAACATGACCAGTAGTCGAGCTAAAGACGACTACTTGGGGAAAGAAGTTGTTTGTATGATATTGTACGAAGGCAATCTATTCATGCAGTCAGCATGACTGACGGAATTGTGGCGACTACAGGCGTTCTGCAGTGTGGAtgatccccctctcaaagagcAACTCAGCCAAAGCGATCTGgggatacaaataaagaaaaaacaaacttaaAACAGCTGATTTCACAAAAACAAGACGCTCAAATAATAATTTCGAATGCCAATCTATCTGAAAGCGGACTTTTAATCAGTCCATGGACATTCAAGAAAGAAGTATGAATGACAGGCCTATTACCAGACGTAATCAATCGTCAAACGCAAGACCCGCCTTCTTAAATTGTCCGTACACATACATGGGTGAATGTGCAGTAGAGTCACAGCTCGGCACTTAAAACAACATACCCTGTCTTCTGTAGATTCACATGGAAAATTTCCTACGGTCACAAATTTGGGATATGAATGGATCAGAAACTCAATGGCATCTGTGtgctgaaagaaaaacaattatttGTCTGACAACATCATTGGGACCCTAAATACAAAACCTGATTTACAAACATCATCCAATCTACCTCTGCTTTGATTTCAAAACTCTTGAGCTCCTCTTTGTGGTAAACTCTGGAGTTTTCTGTTATGTAGTAAAGATTAACAGCTTCTCCATCACTGCATAACCTGGGGGGGTGAGGGTATCATTAAATCAGGTGTTCTAGACAACATACAGTACACTCCACATTTTGAATAGTCCAATCCAAACCTGCCTGGTGTGAACATTATTTGAAATGCAATAAAAGGTTGCATTACCTGGCACATCCAGCGCGGAGAACTCTGACTCGGGTCTGGGTCGTGATTTGAGCTCCTACATCAATGACTTGCCCACACTCCCATCTAGCAGATGCTCCTTGCACACTGCTGGACAATTCCTCTGTGGGAGATGGCATGGAGCCGTTAGAATCAGCAGCATTACCGAGTGCATCTCAGGCTGTCCAGCTCAATTTACAATCATCAATGTCATGTGATAGtacaatttattttgaattaagTGAACTGAAAGCAAGTTTATTCCCAGAACTGACGTATGCATCATGTACCGGGAGTGAGCTTGGGAGGGAGGCAGTCATGAAGGAAGCTTCTGGCTTTCTGATCCACGGCAGCATCGACCGGGGAGTAGGTTGCTAGCTTCGTCATCAGAAACTCAATTTGTGAAAAGAATGTTGTCCTGCGTGGATCATCCTACAttaacacatgcatgcatgagAACGACTTGGGTCATTAGTGAAACGCCAATGACGGTTAGGGTGACAGAAGtgacaaaaaatacaaaataactgataATTACCTTGTCAGAGTTCTGTACTCCCATGTACGTCAAGTAGTCCAAAGGTAAGCCCCGTCTAaactccacatcctcctccattgCTATTTCCAATGCTGCTGGAACCACCTGAAAAAAAGGGGCAGTTAAAAAGTGGAAAGACTGTTGGTGAATTAAAAAATACCAAGTGCAAGTGGTTGAATGAATTATTCATCTGTAGCACTACTCTTATCCAAAATGTATCGTGGATTATTGCACAACAAAAATGATGAGAAGTATCCTTCTCCTATAATTTTGATGGATTGGTGCAGCACGTGTTCTGCTCAACTAAAAGAAGTGTGTTCAGTCACATTAGTATCATAATGGAAGTGCAGTTGGTAATTGCACAATGCCTGTAATGCTTCATTAGTAAAAGGGTCAATGTACCCTGGCTCTACGTGGTTCTCTTTGGGAACCAAGGTTTCTAATCAGAGTTTCACCTTCTGTAGCAGATCCCCCCAGCTGTTCTTCTGGTAGGAGGAGATGGTAATGTGGAGGGAGTGAGCATCTGGGAGGCAGTCGCCCTGGTGGATGAATCCCCGGGGAAAGTAAAGGAGATCTCCGGCTTCAAGCACCACTTCTAGGATCGGCTTCCCGATGTTTGTCTGATCGAAGTTTCCTGGAGTGAAACGCAAATGGTAATTTAACCTGTACTCGTCTGGCGCTTTAATAGTCTCTCGACaactcaaagtgctttaacactACTTGACATCATTCTCCCGTTCATACTGTtgggaggagccacctgcccatctgggctaactaacattcacacaccatagaacagctacgggagcaattttggggttaagtgtcttgcccaaggacatatcgacatgggctagcagagccggggatcgacccaccgatcctctgattgaaggacgaccgtGCTCACCACTGAGTAACAGCCGCCACAAAGCAGTCTTGTCTGAGGAATGACGTCCGTCTGCTTTATCAGCTCTGAAGAGGTCGTGGGAGGGCACCCTAGAGAATGATGACTACCTCCCTCTTTGTGCAACTAGCTGCCTTTCTCAACGTAACGGTGTGTCACCAATAACACACACCACAAATACATCTAGAACTTCAGTTTCaaccaaattaaaacaaatggtTTTTTTTACCCACCACTTGAAAGCACAGGCAAGATCTCATCGTCTGTCCTatgaaaaagtaagaaaaacaactttagtGTGTCGTGGAATCAATCCATCACTTATTTACTAACTTTATATCATACTAGGAAAACACTGCATGTCATGAGTGGCATAGGGTAAATATAAAGCATAAAAACTAGATTAGCTACAATGTGCTAAGGATCATGCACATGAAATGTTAACATAATCCTAGTTTATAAATTAGAAATTGTAAAACGgctcctttctctctcaccTTGGGTTATACACTCTCCAATGTTTCTTCCCCTCCAGCTGAACCACAAACGCctcaatgtcatcataatgtGGCGCAAAGCCTTGTGTTCCAGGTGGTGTCAGGTAGCTGGTTTAGAGGGACAATACACAGATGTAATAGTTACCGATAGCATCCAAAATGAGTATCCAAGACAAATACTATCCAAAATACTCACACGTTAGCTCCTGCCATGCTGCCAAACTGCTCTTGGAAGATGGACAGCACATTCCACACTGTGGAGGAGAAAGCCTGTGGGTTCAGCATGCGGAGGGAGCAGCCGTTCTGGAAGAGGGCGATACGACGATGAGGATTACAAATCTGTGACTCGTGCGCCATGCAGATGGTGCCCTGATACTTTAAATGCACTGAAATCAAAACTACTTTTATCTTGCAGAATAGAAAAAGTTCAAATCAATATATTGCCTAATGCGTAAACATACATCCAATTGCTATTGAATGAAGTTGGCCCTTGGAAATTTAAAATTAAGAAGAAACTATAAGGATCCCCCAAAGAGAAAGCCAGAGCAGCCAACATGCTGCAAAGGGTCCAATTACAAGGAACATACAAATACAGAATCCTACTAATACTCGCATACTGTACACATCTAGTGCCTGCATCAGTGTGGCTTTACCCCATAGAAGTCCCACACAGTGAACGGCAGCGCTCTCCCCGGAGGATTGTGTGTCTCCCTTTTGCCATTATTGTAGCTTGTGACGTCCAGGTTCACTCCGTACTGAACATCCTCCTTAAATCAAACAACGCAGACATGTGGCTCATTATGACAGCTCTTCATTATATATCAAAGAGTACAATGCAACAGTAAAGGcgcaaaaaaatgaaaaaaatatatacacaaacaccaTAAATGAGGCGGGTCATTTTTACattgaaaataatatatacttcCTATTAGATTTCCTtctttatattaataaatgatGAGCCCAAATATAAtacagtttataaaaataatcatTACAGAGGGATTACAGTCAAAAGAGCCAATGTACCACATTAATGTTAACCATTCAGCCAAATCAGTTTGTCTGACTGTCCCAATGGTGGAGATTAAACACCTTGAAGTGCTAATACAGCATGCCAATGTAAATCCAAGTTGTAGTAGTGGATACTTGTCTCCTAATAAAAAGAGCTATTATTTATGTAACCAGCCTCAAAACTTTCCAGTACCGTCTTCATTTTTACACTTTCATAAATGAGTcctataacaataataataacaccatCTGTGTACAAGTTTGTGGTGTGCGGTACGCTCCGTCTTGAAGATAACATAACATAAATTATGGATAAAGTAAGAAATGATAAGGTAATGTTTCAGATCCTTACGTGTCTTAATATGCGATCAAACTCAGCTGTGGAGAATAGTCCCTTGTAATAATCTGGATTATTACGTTGGACAAGAATGGGCTTCTTTTCCCACGTTTCTCTACGGAAAGAGGAACAATATTAGTCAGTGAGTTGTCCAAGAAAGAGATGacactatctatatatatgttcagTCTACACTGAAAACCCCTGCCAAAACCATCCCCCATACCTGAAGAAGGACTTGGCAGGAATGGGGTTGATGAGCCACTTGAACAGTTTGCTTGCTCGCTCCCTGCTGTTGTTGACTTTTGCCAGGTCGGCCAGCAAAGCATCCAGAGCATCACCATTTACGCTCTCCTCATCCTGTATCAGAAGCATAGAGACGCGATGAACCATAACTGAACGCTATGGTCGTTTTAGcgtcaaaaataataataatacaaccctcataaacaatAACCGAAATTAagaagtggagaaaaaaaatgttaacaGATCATTACATCTTGGATGTGAAAACAGCCCCCATGGCATCCATCTTTGCAGCAGATACAAACTTACTTTTGCAAATCCCATAAGGCTCGCCTCTCTTTGTGGAGACTTAAGCAGCTTCTTTCGTTTTCTCTTCCTTTCAGGCTTTAACTGATCTTTTACTGTGTGGACCTTATTGGCCCcattctccttttttcttttcttcttatcTGCCACCTAGAACATCATACAAGTGACCATAAGGCTAAACACAGTGAACATAGAAGCATCGTTAGCCTGGCGAAATGGAGAGCAGGTAGCATGGTTGTACAGCTCACCGTGACTAGAGGGACCGTGCCAGTTTCAGCACCGTCCCTCCTGCAGCTGAGAGTCTACGACAGAGTACAGCACCGAGCACTACATCCGGTTCTACCACATTGTTTACACAATATATAACAATACCTGCCGAGTAGACTTCGTGGCAGTAGGAGACACGTCTGTTGGCAACGTTTGATACAACGCAAACGCTGACATGTGTTTCCTCTCCATTTTCTCCAATGTGCGTCATCAGCGCGCGACTGCTGGTGAGTCTTCTTTTACAACTAttcgtgtgcgtgtgctgcCCAGCGGACTCACTGCTGACGCCTATCGTGGTGGACTGCAAGTTACAGCTCACTCCGGACAatcaaatgtattaatttaatttgtccaaAGTAGTGAATAatcaaatacacacataaacgAGCAGCCAGAGAATgagaacacatggacacagtaGGAGGGTAGGATACATGACTGAAgtacaaataatattaaaataagcaAACAAGCACACATAAATGTGGACATCAGTTAATAATTAAGTATTTTGCATTAAAATAAGGGGAAATGAAGATGTGTCATCAAGCTAGAATTTCGGActaataacacatttccattcaGATTCACAGATACTAACTAAATTATGTTTTGCTCAATATTAACACATAGAAGATttccatatttgtttttgtacaaacacttttatttatcaaatgaattgcaaaatgaatagaaaatatagacattgacaaggttagaaataattattgttattggaaatattaattttgttcttcaaacgtcTAGCTAAATGGAAGGCCAGTATTATAGCTTTTCTCAttgcataactgttttcagctgtgctaacataattgcataaGGGTTTTCTCCCCCTCCATTAGTCTACTAAGGCGATtagtaaacacaatgtaccattagaacactggagtgatagttgctggaaatgggcctctatacacccatgtagatatttcattaaaaacgagacgtttccacctagaatagtaatttaccacattaacaatgtatagagtgtatttctgattaatttcatgttatcttcattgaaaaaaaccgtgattttcttttaaaaataaggtAATTTCTaagttgtttcttctttttctaggtgacaccaaacttttgaacggtagtgtatattctcAGTTAGAATTACAAGATACCATTAAGAACAATAATGGTTCCTTAGTTTGTTCTTTGTTAAGTTCAAGTGTATTTCATCATTATTATATTTCATATGCTGCGTTTCAGCAAAGCATTCTGATACAACGTCCCACACCCTGATTCGTTTTTCACCTTTACCACTTGGTGGAGCATTTCCACAATATGTCAATATCAAACGAACGACACGTTTAGTAAACGCCGtttcccacaatgctttgcggCGCGCTGTCGGCGCTGTTTGTCCAGCCATCGCTCCAACGATGCAGCTTTTAATGGTGCTGTGAGCGGTGCGAGCTGAAAACGCAGCAACACCGCAGGCTTGTCCGGTGACTGTAGTCGTTCACATCCAGCACAGCGGGACTAGTAACCGTTTGACGAGCCTGCCACGCGGCTCCGGCTCAGTTTTTGTGACATCCTCGACTCTTCTGCTTGGGTGAGTAGCAACTGAAGCTAGCGTCGGTCCGCCAGTGGAGTTGAGAGCAAATGCATTTTGTTATGTTCGTCGCTGGCTAGCAGGCTAGCTAATTGGCCAGATGAGACATATGGCCCCCTTGTGTCTTTCCCATGCAACCCCCCGGGGGTCCATATTTAATACCAAAGTGGCGGCTCCGCTGCCCGGCATTGCGTTCTAGATGCGGGGTTTCTAACGGGTCTGCACATAAGAGGCTGAGGGTTTTTATCAGGACTTTGGGGCAGTTGTGTCGTTTTCTCGCGGCTGCAAGTCGTGAGTGTTTCGCTTTGATCACGGCGGAGGCACACGTCAACCGAAGCCGGTGCACCGGTGCTTGACCGCGGTGGTAACTCGCATGGAACAGACCGACGCTATGTGTGGTCTGTATGTGACTGCCACACATGTTGTAATGTCGCCCCCGGCCCCACATTTGGATtttcaaaccccccaaaaacgtGCCGCTCTTTGACAATGAGTATGAATTGTCACGCCAACAACTCGTTTTTAGTCGACCCCATTATTAGCAAGTATGCTCATTAGCTTGCTATTGCATACCAATGAGGAAAACCATAACGAGCTTACGTTAAGTCAACATGCTTTTATGCACCAACAATTGTTTCTGCGACACACTCATCAGCACTCGCGATTATTGACGACCCATTAGAAAACTAGGAATTTGGTTTGCTGTGGTCAGAAAAAGGTGAGGGTCTTCAACATTGAATAACATTTTAGTTCAGTTTGAAATGTTGCTCTGTCATGTTGTACGTTTTTGCATTTGAGCAAGGCAGCACTAACTGTAATAATCGATTAGCAATGAAAGTCAGCAATTGCAGAGATCTACTTGCCATAGAGGAGATCATCAGGTATTGCAGCTCTCTTTGACTTCACTCATTCATACTGTTTTGATTACATATAATATAGCTGACATGTAGAAAGAATAAGTTGCTTATTCGTTTTATTTTGTCCTTTTTGCCCCATCTAAATATATGAGAGTATTCGAAACACCCGGAATTGGACCATTTCAACTTCCATGTAGGTAGGATTTATTGCAGGGTTGCATCAGCAGAGCAATCCAGAGAATGAGAGGAATGGCGTGAGCAGACCTCTTGTGATTGAGGAAATGTATCCCAGTTCCCTCTATTAAGGCCATGCATGGGATGTTGGTGGGAACACTGGGGTTTCCTCTCAGGGCATTGCTTTTTTGACTTGTTTCACTTACCAGTAAATCACTTTTCAATTAGCAGTCTGAGCCCAAAG is part of the Pseudoliparis swirei isolate HS2019 ecotype Mariana Trench chromosome 12, NWPU_hadal_v1, whole genome shotgun sequence genome and harbors:
- the riox1 gene encoding ribosomal oxygenase 1, encoding MERKHMSAFALYQTLPTDVSPTATKSTRQVADKKKRKKENGANKVHTVKDQLKPERKRKRKKLLKSPQREASLMGFAKDEESVNGDALDALLADLAKVNNSRERASKLFKWLINPIPAKSFFRETWEKKPILVQRNNPDYYKGLFSTAEFDRILRHEDVQYGVNLDVTSYNNGKRETHNPPGRALPFTVWDFYGNGCSLRMLNPQAFSSTVWNVLSIFQEQFGSMAGANVYLTPPGTQGFAPHYDDIEAFVVQLEGKKHWRVYNPRTDDEILPVLSSGNFDQTNIGKPILEVVLEAGDLLYFPRGFIHQGDCLPDAHSLHITISSYQKNSWGDLLQKVVPAALEIAMEEDVEFRRGLPLDYLTYMGVQNSDKDDPRRTTFFSQIEFLMTKLATYSPVDAAVDQKARSFLHDCLPPKLTPEELSSSVQGASARWECGQVIDVGAQITTQTRVRVLRAGCARLCSDGEAVNLYYITENSRVYHKEELKSFEIKAEHTDAIEFLIHSYPKFVTVGNFPCESTEDRIALAELLFERGIIHTAERL